The following proteins are encoded in a genomic region of Oceaniferula marina:
- a CDS encoding LamG-like jellyroll fold domain-containing protein — MDQQNTIPPTHRELIQSLIDGTLSPIESQRINQLLRDDVVLREFYIRQIRTDELLAAHFELPNSQVVLKRPEPQISKKKHLTVVTMAVALGMAAAIALMLVFRAPESTTAQDDHSLYSEFIPAPDRTPVAMVSGTNNVNWAASSGQVRPGHWLSAGKIDLKEGILELSYDTGTQVLIKAPAVYYIEAESKGYLEKGSIKAHSSQTLANFEVETPNSQLIDLGTTFGVTVLSALRTEVHVIEGLVKAKSLIDPDTEWKMLLKGKALRIKSTEDFNTDYDRFPADTSLYDWAPPERAKRPQSIHYHHWSFDQLNGSQLQDSGQHPDSPSFPAHTVDISESTTSHQWLTQGRFGKALHLDGNQRFLRTDFPGIEGNASRTVAFWIRLGKNQPRGDATPGIVSWGKNKSRGEKWQIRTESPLLKDNQQVIRTECAWGHMMGQTNLHDGQWHHVASVFMSAPNADIATHVKHYVDGKLETRGSIISRRVNTAVAKDEHSNFPLSIGLSMDTGFSPSYNKLIERHKKQQLNIETLNGDVDELYIFDAALTPSEILQLMQKNRPPE, encoded by the coding sequence ATGGATCAACAAAACACCATCCCCCCGACTCACCGAGAGCTTATCCAAAGCTTGATTGACGGCACCCTCAGCCCGATTGAAAGCCAACGCATCAATCAACTCCTTCGCGATGACGTCGTGCTACGCGAATTTTATATCCGCCAAATCCGCACGGACGAACTGCTCGCAGCACACTTCGAACTTCCGAATAGCCAAGTGGTTCTCAAAAGGCCGGAACCTCAAATATCCAAGAAAAAACATCTCACGGTTGTCACCATGGCCGTTGCCTTGGGCATGGCTGCAGCCATCGCCTTGATGCTGGTATTTCGAGCCCCCGAATCAACCACAGCACAGGACGACCACTCACTGTATTCTGAATTCATCCCAGCCCCCGACCGCACCCCCGTCGCTATGGTGTCCGGAACCAACAACGTCAACTGGGCCGCATCTTCAGGTCAAGTGCGTCCCGGCCATTGGCTCTCGGCCGGAAAAATCGACCTCAAGGAGGGCATCCTCGAGCTAAGCTACGACACCGGCACCCAGGTGCTCATCAAAGCTCCAGCTGTCTATTACATCGAAGCGGAAAGTAAAGGCTACCTCGAAAAAGGATCCATCAAAGCCCACAGCTCCCAGACTCTCGCGAACTTTGAAGTAGAAACCCCCAACAGCCAACTCATCGATCTGGGAACCACCTTCGGTGTCACCGTGCTCAGTGCCCTCAGGACCGAAGTCCATGTGATCGAAGGACTCGTCAAAGCCAAATCCCTCATAGATCCGGACACGGAATGGAAAATGCTCCTCAAAGGTAAAGCCCTGCGCATCAAGAGCACAGAAGACTTTAATACGGACTATGATCGCTTTCCGGCCGACACCAGCCTTTATGATTGGGCTCCTCCCGAACGAGCCAAGCGCCCGCAAAGCATCCACTACCATCATTGGTCATTCGATCAACTCAACGGCTCCCAACTTCAAGACAGCGGACAACATCCAGACTCACCCTCATTTCCAGCCCACACTGTCGACATCTCCGAATCTACCACCTCTCATCAGTGGCTGACCCAGGGACGTTTTGGCAAGGCCCTCCATCTTGACGGCAACCAACGTTTTCTTCGCACCGATTTTCCTGGCATCGAAGGTAACGCATCCCGAACCGTCGCCTTCTGGATTCGACTCGGCAAAAATCAACCGAGAGGTGACGCCACCCCTGGAATCGTCTCGTGGGGAAAAAACAAATCCCGTGGGGAAAAATGGCAAATCCGCACGGAGTCGCCACTTCTCAAAGACAACCAGCAAGTCATCCGCACAGAATGCGCATGGGGTCACATGATGGGACAAACCAACTTACACGACGGCCAATGGCATCACGTAGCCAGCGTGTTTATGTCCGCTCCCAATGCCGATATCGCCACCCACGTCAAACACTACGTCGACGGCAAACTCGAAACCCGTGGCAGTATCATCTCCCGCCGAGTTAATACAGCGGTCGCAAAAGACGAACACTCTAACTTCCCCCTCAGCATTGGACTTTCAATGGATACCGGCTTTAGCCCCAGCTACAACAAACTTATAGAACGCCACAAAAAACAACAGTTAAACATCGAAACCCTGAATGGCGATGT
- a CDS encoding sigma-70 family RNA polymerase sigma factor — MPSTIHPEQQFIQLITEHQSELAAYIRSIMPTAPGKKDVLQETNIVLWEKRNELRDLSGFTPWAYRIAYFQTLAHLKKRKRQKTVYLEPDVLDQIATEHSFIGSQEEGIRAADALNHCLTKLTPDDYQLVTFHYQQHGGLKEYAQQIKSSLGRVKHALIRIRGNLRTCIEHQLDA; from the coding sequence ATGCCTTCTACCATCCATCCCGAACAACAGTTCATCCAACTCATCACCGAGCACCAATCCGAACTGGCTGCCTATATCCGGTCCATCATGCCCACGGCTCCCGGAAAAAAGGACGTTCTCCAAGAAACCAATATCGTGCTTTGGGAAAAACGCAACGAACTCAGAGACCTCTCAGGCTTCACCCCCTGGGCATACCGCATCGCCTATTTCCAAACGCTCGCCCACCTCAAAAAGCGTAAGCGTCAAAAAACGGTTTATCTCGAACCCGATGTCCTCGACCAAATCGCTACCGAACATTCATTCATCGGCAGCCAGGAGGAAGGCATACGGGCAGCAGACGCATTAAACCATTGTCTGACCAAACTCACCCCCGATGATTATCAACTCGTCACCTTCCATTACCAACAACATGGGGGACTCAAAGAATATGCCCAACAAATCAAAAGCTCGCTGGGCCGGGTAAAACACGCCCTGATCCGCATCCGTGGCAACCTCAGAACCTGCATCGAACACCAACTCGATGCCTAA